The Candidatus Zixiibacteriota bacterium nucleotide sequence GCGGGAGCGGCTGTCGCCTGCGGCGGCGCCTGCTTCGCCTCCGCGCCCTCGCCCCGCACGATCGCCAGGGTCGCTCCCACGGGAACCTTCTGGCCCGGCTGAACGACCAGGGACTCGACGACGCCGCTTTCGAAGATCTCGACCTCGATGACCCCTTTGTCGGTCTCGACCAGAGCGACGATGTCGCCGCGCTTGACCGTGTCGCCCGGCTTCACGCGCCATTCGACGAGCGTGCCGAACCGCATGTCGGCGCCGAGCGACGGCATGCGAAATTCACTCATGGCCTCTCACCACCCGGCGCGCGGCCGCGACGATCCCCGGCACCTGCGGGATCGCCGCGTCCTCGAGGTGCTTCGGGTAAGGCATCGGCACCTCGGCGCTGCACACCCGCGCCACCGGCGCATCGAGATCGTAAAAGGCCTTCTCGACGATCCGCGCCGTGATCTCCGCCGAGATGCTGCCGCTGCGCCACCCCTCGTCGACGATGACCACGCGATGCGTGCGCGCCGCCGAAGCGACGAAGCTCTCGTCGTCGAGGGGGCGCAGCGTCCTGAGATCGATCACTTCCGCTTCGATGCCGTCGCGCGCGAGCTCCTCGGCCGCCTCCAGGGTCTTGAACAGCGTGCCGCCGTAGGTGATGAGCGTCACGTCTTTCCCCGCGCGCCGGATCGCCGCCCGGGAGATGTCCACCGCCCCGGCGTCGGCCGCGATCTCCCCCTCCATGTTGTAGAGCGAGCCGTGCTCGAAGATCAGCACGGGGTCCGGGTCCTCGAGCGCGGTCCAAAGCATTCCCCGGGCGTCTTCGAGGGTGGCCGGGGTGAGGACCTTGATGCCGGGAATGTGGGCGTACCAGCCCTCCAGGCTGTGGGAGTGCTGCGCCGCGAGCTGCCGCCCCGCGCCCGTCGTCATGCGGATCACCAGCGGAATGTTGAACTGCCCGCCCGACATGTGCAGGATCGTCGCCGCGTTGTTGACGATCTGGTCGAGAGCCAGCAGGCTGAAATTCACGGTCATGATCTCGACGATCGGCCGCGCCCCGCCCATCGCCGCGCCGATTCCGGCGCCGACGAACGCCGACTCGGAAAGCGGGGTGTCCCGGATGCGCTCCGGGCCGAACTCGTCGAGCAGGCCCCTGCTGACGGCGAAGCATCCGCCGTAGCGGCCGACGTCCTCGCCCATCAGGAAGACCCGCTCGTCGCGGATCAGCGCCTCGCGAATGGCGGCCCGCACCGCTTCGCGGTAGGTCAGCCTGATCTTCTCCGCGCTCATTTCTCCTCGCCTCGTCAAGGGGAACCGGGCCTCTGAACGGCGAACCTCCCGCCAGGCTCAGCCCGGGCGCTCGGAATAGACGAACCGGGTGAGATCCTCGACGGGTTCCCATGTGCCGGCCTCCGCGAATTCGATCGCCCGGGCGATCTCCTCGGCGATCTCCTTCTCGATCCGGTCCCAGTCCTCCGCCGTCATGAGTCCTTGCGCTTCGATCCGCGCCCGGAAGGTGGTCACCGGATCGCGCTTCTTCCACTCCTCGACTTCCTGTTTGTCGCGATAGAG carries:
- a CDS encoding biotin/lipoyl-containing protein; amino-acid sequence: MSEFRMPSLGADMRFGTLVEWRVKPGDTVKRGDIVALVETDKGVIEVEIFESGVVESLVVQPGQKVPVGATLAIVRGEGAEAKQAPPQATAAPA
- a CDS encoding alpha-ketoacid dehydrogenase subunit beta, yielding MSAEKIRLTYREAVRAAIREALIRDERVFLMGEDVGRYGGCFAVSRGLLDEFGPERIRDTPLSESAFVGAGIGAAMGGARPIVEIMTVNFSLLALDQIVNNAATILHMSGGQFNIPLVIRMTTGAGRQLAAQHSHSLEGWYAHIPGIKVLTPATLEDARGMLWTALEDPDPVLIFEHGSLYNMEGEIAADAGAVDISRAAIRRAGKDVTLITYGGTLFKTLEAAEELARDGIEAEVIDLRTLRPLDDESFVASAARTHRVVIVDEGWRSGSISAEITARIVEKAFYDLDAPVARVCSAEVPMPYPKHLEDAAIPQVPGIVAAARRVVRGHE